Proteins encoded within one genomic window of Arachis ipaensis cultivar K30076 chromosome B08, Araip1.1, whole genome shotgun sequence:
- the LOC107614023 gene encoding uncharacterized protein LOC107614023 isoform X1, protein MIYCGSYDTLRTLIHLKCGGADGITKLSKMTEVVAELDLNQQPLHDIEERIRRLEGIIFGVRQRQRWCRSDSPVRMTTFTGEVLVDGVQDEGRPQLEEVEAGDDVKENGNVESSSCRGKRKASAYLVAKALGMETNTDKAKGRAGNYFDCNICLKMARDPVLTCCGHLFCWPCFFRLSYAYANARECPVCEGEVMITCITPIYGSVGVNDSDQLESEENGCEIPARPCARRVKVSKVKCFRNRGFPLNNPRTSAQSSSTVIQGIALLSPPITPPQRPLEGLDSYLGSDSEGSTLQLNHNAASNHSESHNQNVIAAAATSSVTPLTMNDDAIAITDSSTQITNSSGQIISSDHSSSSRIDVVLR, encoded by the exons ATGATATATTGTGGGTCTTATGATACCTTAAG gaCTTTGATACATTTGAAATGTGGTGGTGCTGATGGGATCACAAAACTGAGCAAAATGACAGAAGTTGTAGCAGAACTCGATTTGAATCAACAGCCTTTGCATGACATAGAAGAGCGAATTAGACGCCTAGAAGGCATAATTTTCGGAGTTAGGCAGCGGCAGAGGTGGTGCCGTAGTGATAGTCCTGTCCGAATGACTACATTCACCGGAGAAGTGTTGGTTGATGGGGTTCAAGATGAAGGCAGACCACAGCTGGAAGAGGTAGAGGCCGGAGATGATGTCAAAGAAAATGGTAATGTGGAAAGCAGCAGTTGTAGGGGCAAAAGGAAGGCATCTGCATATTTGGTTGCTAAGGCGCTGGGGATGGAAACTAACACTGATAAGGCAAAGGGACGCGCAGGAAACTACTTCGATTGTAACATATGCTTGAAAATGGCAAGAGATCCTGTTTTGACTTGCTGTGGTCACTTGTTCTGCTGGCCCTGCTTCTTTCGCTTGTCGTATGCTTATGCAAATGCTAGGGAATGCCCTGTATGTGAAGGAGAGGTCATGATCACATGCATTACTCCAATTTATGGATCTGTAGGAGTCAATGACAGTGATCAGCTAGAATCAGAAGAGAATGGTTGTGAAATTCCTGCTCGACCTTGTGCGCGCAGAGTTAAGGTTAGCAAGGTGAAGTGTTTCAGAAACCGTGGTTTTCCATTAAATAATCCCCGTACTTCAGCTCAAAGTTCAAGTACAGTAATCCAAGGAATCGCCTTACTTTCACCGCCAATCACTCCGCCGCAAAGACCTTTAGAGGGACTTGATTCCTACCTTGGAAGTGACTCTGAAGGAAGCACCTTGCAGCTGAATCATAATGCTGCTTCGAACCATTCAGAGTCACATAATCAAAATGTTATTGCTGCAGCCGCCACATCTTCTGTTACTCCTTTGACTATGAATGATGATGCTATTGCTATTACAGATTCCAGTACACAAATCACCAATAGTAGTGGACAGATTATTTCTTCCGACCATTCATCGTCTAGTCGAATTGATGTAGTTTTAAGATGA
- the LOC107614023 gene encoding uncharacterized protein LOC107614023 isoform X2: MTEVVAELDLNQQPLHDIEERIRRLEGIIFGVRQRQRWCRSDSPVRMTTFTGEVLVDGVQDEGRPQLEEVEAGDDVKENGNVESSSCRGKRKASAYLVAKALGMETNTDKAKGRAGNYFDCNICLKMARDPVLTCCGHLFCWPCFFRLSYAYANARECPVCEGEVMITCITPIYGSVGVNDSDQLESEENGCEIPARPCARRVKVSKVKCFRNRGFPLNNPRTSAQSSSTVIQGIALLSPPITPPQRPLEGLDSYLGSDSEGSTLQLNHNAASNHSESHNQNVIAAAATSSVTPLTMNDDAIAITDSSTQITNSSGQIISSDHSSSSRIDVVLR, encoded by the coding sequence ATGACAGAAGTTGTAGCAGAACTCGATTTGAATCAACAGCCTTTGCATGACATAGAAGAGCGAATTAGACGCCTAGAAGGCATAATTTTCGGAGTTAGGCAGCGGCAGAGGTGGTGCCGTAGTGATAGTCCTGTCCGAATGACTACATTCACCGGAGAAGTGTTGGTTGATGGGGTTCAAGATGAAGGCAGACCACAGCTGGAAGAGGTAGAGGCCGGAGATGATGTCAAAGAAAATGGTAATGTGGAAAGCAGCAGTTGTAGGGGCAAAAGGAAGGCATCTGCATATTTGGTTGCTAAGGCGCTGGGGATGGAAACTAACACTGATAAGGCAAAGGGACGCGCAGGAAACTACTTCGATTGTAACATATGCTTGAAAATGGCAAGAGATCCTGTTTTGACTTGCTGTGGTCACTTGTTCTGCTGGCCCTGCTTCTTTCGCTTGTCGTATGCTTATGCAAATGCTAGGGAATGCCCTGTATGTGAAGGAGAGGTCATGATCACATGCATTACTCCAATTTATGGATCTGTAGGAGTCAATGACAGTGATCAGCTAGAATCAGAAGAGAATGGTTGTGAAATTCCTGCTCGACCTTGTGCGCGCAGAGTTAAGGTTAGCAAGGTGAAGTGTTTCAGAAACCGTGGTTTTCCATTAAATAATCCCCGTACTTCAGCTCAAAGTTCAAGTACAGTAATCCAAGGAATCGCCTTACTTTCACCGCCAATCACTCCGCCGCAAAGACCTTTAGAGGGACTTGATTCCTACCTTGGAAGTGACTCTGAAGGAAGCACCTTGCAGCTGAATCATAATGCTGCTTCGAACCATTCAGAGTCACATAATCAAAATGTTATTGCTGCAGCCGCCACATCTTCTGTTACTCCTTTGACTATGAATGATGATGCTATTGCTATTACAGATTCCAGTACACAAATCACCAATAGTAGTGGACAGATTATTTCTTCCGACCATTCATCGTCTAGTCGAATTGATGTAGTTTTAAGATGA